Part of the Halalkalicoccus subterraneus genome is shown below.
AAAGGCCTTCAAAAGCCCCTCGACGAAGGGCGTCGCCGCCCGCAACACGTTGACGATCACGACGTCGTCGAGCCCCTTGACGCGTTCTCCCATCGTCGTCTCCAGCGGGGTTTCGATCTCGACGTACTCGGTCTCCATGCTGCCGTCGATGATCTCGTAGCCACAGACCCGTCCGAGTTTCACGAGTCCTTTTCGGAAGGCGACCTGTTCGGTCTCGACGCTTCGGAGACGCGAGAGGGTGTCCCGCGCCAGCGCGTGCGTGATGACGTGTGCGGTGTCCCGGTCTTCGATGGTCATGGTTCGGAAAGGTCGGTCCGAGGGCCTTAATGTACCGATCCCCGAATCCCCGCCATGCGCGAGGCCAGCGTTTCGCGGTTCGTTCAGGCGACGACACGACAGGTCGACCGGCTCCTCTCGCCCGCGTCGATCGTCGAGTACGAGGGGAGTTTCGAGCCCCGCGAGACGATCGAACTCGAGGAGGGGACCCGCGTGATCGCCGGCGCGAGCGGGCTGGAGATGGGACTGTTCTTCGAGGAACGCGAGAACGGCTACCGATACGAACAGGAGGGCGAGGCGGGCCCCTTCGAACAGATGGAGACGACGCTCACCTACGGGGCCGAAAACGAGGGAACCCGGATCGAGATGGTCTCGACCGTCTCCCTCGACCTCTTTCCGCGGCGGCTCACCGATCGTGTGGCGGTCTGGAAGCGCGAGGCCGAACTCGAACGCGCCCTCGACGCCATCGAGGAGGCGCTATGACTCGAACTCGACGGCTCCCTCGTCCCCGGCCGGGAACGACCCGTCGTCGCCCTCTGCTTCGTCGGTGAGGCAGGCATCGAATCGGTCGATCAGCTCCTCACGGTCGAACCCGCGCCCGATGAACACGAGCGCCTGCTCGCGGTCGCCCCACTCCTCGTGCCACACCAGATCGGGACGGTTCTCCCGGTAGAGGTCGCGCTCGATCTCGGGGCGGGCGGCGATCCAGCGCTCGCCCGCCGTCACTCGGGCGATCCGTCCCGCATAGCCGAGACGGAGTTTTGCCCCGTTGCCGGCGACCCAGAAGGTCCCCTTCGCGCGCACCAGTTCCGCCGGCAGGGATTCCAACAGGTCGGCGAACCCCTCGGGGTCGAAGGGACGCCGGCGCCGGTAGGTGAACGAGG
Proteins encoded:
- a CDS encoding SRPBCC family protein, with protein sequence MREASVSRFVQATTRQVDRLLSPASIVEYEGSFEPRETIELEEGTRVIAGASGLEMGLFFEERENGYRYEQEGEAGPFEQMETTLTYGAENEGTRIEMVSTVSLDLFPRRLTDRVAVWKREAELERALDAIEEAL